The Kitasatospora setae KM-6054 genome contains a region encoding:
- a CDS encoding helix-turn-helix domain-containing protein gives MLGAPNPVELPDGGTRQEFGALLRHWRRHAGWTQAQLGAAVGYDHTAVSRLEHGARRATPRLVRQIDELLGTGGELTRSHARAESAEGGRPALPPHLLRPPLPPGTGPVPAATPAAPVPASLPDHDVQCPLHGATGCQPPPPATAVALHAAFCADPAAPLDTDTVHALAAVLGAQLHSAERAVGERGPGGVIEGTLRAVVTRLADAPARHRRVLARLAAEHAHAAGSLRLHGGRPATAMACFDRALGWAALADDPTTQAAALSDMAVLGLLDDDPASAGDYAREIRRAAPGRHWSDALADLGEARATALAGDIRATVRHIGRARQHLDRPGTVAAEEHVPWLAPAALRLRVESGSSAALRDLAAATADPRLARRALTAATAALELLGDGQLPAARAMLTVRIADCHLCADDPHTALAALAPLLTPDRTPLPGFPALVRHELRGLRGRLATGADRWGPAAAEAAMRLGAGA, from the coding sequence ATGCTGGGAGCACCCAACCCGGTCGAACTGCCGGACGGCGGGACCCGACAGGAATTCGGCGCCCTGCTGCGCCACTGGCGCCGCCACGCCGGCTGGACCCAGGCCCAACTCGGCGCCGCCGTCGGCTACGACCACACCGCCGTCAGCCGCCTCGAACACGGCGCCCGCCGCGCCACCCCCCGACTGGTCCGGCAGATCGACGAACTCCTCGGCACCGGCGGCGAACTCACCCGCAGCCACGCCCGCGCCGAGAGCGCCGAAGGCGGCCGCCCCGCCCTGCCCCCGCACCTGCTCCGCCCCCCGCTGCCCCCCGGCACCGGACCCGTCCCCGCCGCCACCCCCGCCGCCCCCGTCCCCGCCAGCCTCCCCGACCACGACGTCCAGTGCCCGCTGCACGGCGCCACCGGCTGCCAGCCCCCGCCCCCCGCCACCGCCGTCGCCCTGCACGCCGCGTTCTGCGCCGACCCCGCCGCCCCCCTCGACACCGACACCGTGCACGCCCTCGCCGCCGTCCTCGGCGCCCAACTCCACAGCGCCGAAAGGGCAGTGGGCGAACGCGGACCCGGCGGCGTGATCGAGGGCACGCTGCGCGCCGTCGTCACCCGGCTCGCCGACGCCCCCGCCCGGCACCGCCGCGTCCTCGCCCGCCTCGCCGCCGAACACGCCCACGCCGCCGGCAGCCTCCGCCTGCACGGCGGCCGCCCCGCCACCGCGATGGCCTGCTTCGACCGCGCCCTCGGCTGGGCCGCCCTCGCCGACGACCCCACCACCCAGGCCGCCGCCCTCAGCGACATGGCCGTCCTCGGCCTGCTCGACGACGACCCCGCCTCCGCCGGCGACTACGCCCGCGAGATCCGCCGCGCCGCCCCCGGACGCCACTGGTCCGACGCCCTCGCCGACCTCGGCGAAGCCCGCGCCACCGCCCTCGCCGGCGACATCCGCGCCACCGTCCGGCACATCGGCCGCGCCCGCCAACACCTCGACCGCCCCGGCACCGTCGCCGCCGAGGAACACGTCCCCTGGCTCGCCCCCGCCGCCCTCCGGCTGCGCGTCGAATCCGGCTCCTCCGCCGCCCTGCGCGACCTCGCCGCCGCCACCGCCGACCCCCGCCTCGCCCGGCGCGCCCTCACCGCCGCCACCGCCGCCCTCGAACTCCTCGGCGACGGCCAACTCCCCGCCGCCCGCGCCATGCTCACCGTCCGGATCGCCGACTGCCACCTCTGCGCCGACGACCCGCACACCGCCCTCGCCGCCCTCGCCCCCCTCCTCACCCCCGACCGCACCCCGCTCCCCGGCTTCCCCGCCCTCGTCCGCCACGAACTCCGCGGCCTGCGCGGCAGACTGGCGACCGGCGCCGACCGCTGGGGGCCCGCCGCCGCCGAGGCCGCGATGCGGCTGGGCGCGGGCGCCTGA